From Saccopteryx leptura isolate mSacLep1 chromosome 3, mSacLep1_pri_phased_curated, whole genome shotgun sequence, one genomic window encodes:
- the MPV17 gene encoding protein Mpv17, with amino-acid sequence MVLWRAYQRVLNAHPWKVQVLTAGSLMGLGDVISQQLVERRGLRKHQISRTLTMVSLGCGFVGPVVGSWYKVLDRLIPGTTKADALKKMLLDQGGFAPCFLGCFLPLVGTLNGLSAQDNWAKLQRDYPDALITNYYLWPAVQLANFYLVPLHYRLAVVQCVAVIWNSYLSWKAHLSLPHSSASALK; translated from the exons ATGGTACTCTGGCGGGCATACCAGCGGGTCCTGAATGCTCACCCGTGGAAAGTGCAGGTCCTGACAGCTG GGTCCCTGATGGGCCTGGGTGATGTTATCTCACAGCAGCTGGTGGAGAGGCGAGGTCTGCGGAAACACCAGATTAGCCGGACCCTGACTATGGTCTCTCTAGGCTGTGGCTTTGTG GGCCCTGTGGTAGGAAGCTGGTACAAGGTTTTGGACCGGCTCATTCCTGGCACCACCAAGGCGGATGCTCTTAAGAAAATGCTGTTGGATCAG GGGGGCTTTGCCCCATGTTTTCTAGGCTGTTTCCTCCCACTGGTAGGGACACTCAATGGACTGTCAGCCCAGGACAACTGGGCCAAACTCCAGCGG GATTATCCTGATGCCCTTATCACCAACTACTAT CTCTGGCCTGCTGTGCAGCTAGCCAACTTCTACCTGGTTCCCCTTCATTACAG GTTGGCCGTTGTCCAGTGTGTTGCTGTTATCTGGAACTCCTACCTGTCCTGGAAGGCACATCTAAGCTTGCCTCACTCCAGTGCTTCTGCCTTGAAATGA
- the UCN gene encoding urocortin, translating to MRLVGRAALLAALLLLAQLRPGSSQWSPEEAAATRVQDPSLRWSPGARNRGGGARALLLLSAERFPRRAGPGGWGPGTSGERPRRDDPPLSIDLTFHLLRTLLELARTQSQRERAEQNRIIFDSVGK from the coding sequence ATGAGGCTGGTCGGACGCGCGGCGCTGCTGGCGGCGCTGCTGCTCCTGGCACAGCTGCGTCCGGGGAGCAGCCAGTGGAGCCCAGAGGAGGCGGCGGCGACCAGGGTCCAGGACCCGAGTCTGCGCTGGAGCCCCGGGGCTCGGAACAGGGGCGGCGGAGCCCGCGCGCTCCTCCTGCTGTCGGCCGAGCGCTTCCCACGCCGCGCCGGCCCGGGCGGATGGGGACCTGGGACCTCTGGCGAGCGGCCGCGACGGGACGACCCTCCGCTGTCGATCGACCTCACGTTCCACCTGCTGCGGACCCTGCTGGAGCTGGCGCGGACGCAGAGCCAGCGGGAGCGCGCAGAGCAGAACCGCATCATATTCGACTCGGTGGGCAAGTGA